Proteins from a genomic interval of Caulobacter sp. SL161:
- a CDS encoding glutamine synthetase family protein, which yields MSAVADIQECRDFLAAHPQVKFVEVFFTSMTGVPRGKRLRVHELEAIYEYGRFLPGSVLVVDTNGADCEDTGLVWEDGDADRRARPVPGTLTLAPWLGPDVAQVMLSLYELDGTPNDLDPRHVLQRVLDRYAADGLTPVAACELEYYLVDLQRGPNGELLPAKSLQTGLRPTGIQVYGLPELEAHAPFLRELWDVADTIGVPLEGAISEFAPGQVELTLKHKPDALRAADDAVLYKRAAKGVALRHGIEATFMAKPWSDRAGNGFHVHLSVNDADGNNLCASEDLEGSDLLKQAIAGMKVLLGEGMAILAPNANSYRRFKANSYAPVAPTWGVNNRTVSLRVPAGPPKTRHVEHRVAGADGNPYLVLAVLLASAHHGIKNKLDPGPAVVGDGYAAAAKENIRLPNNWFAAVDLFEQSSVLRDYLGDRFVDMFVSVKRTEQARFFEVVTELDFDWYLRNA from the coding sequence ATGAGCGCTGTAGCCGACATCCAAGAGTGCCGCGACTTCCTCGCCGCCCATCCGCAGGTCAAGTTCGTCGAGGTGTTCTTCACCAGCATGACCGGCGTGCCGCGCGGCAAGCGGCTGCGGGTGCACGAGCTGGAGGCCATCTACGAGTACGGCCGTTTCCTGCCCGGCTCGGTGCTGGTGGTCGACACCAACGGCGCTGACTGCGAGGACACGGGCCTGGTATGGGAAGACGGCGACGCCGATCGCCGCGCGCGACCCGTGCCGGGAACCCTCACCCTGGCGCCGTGGCTCGGTCCCGACGTGGCCCAGGTCATGCTGTCGCTGTATGAGCTGGACGGAACGCCAAACGACCTCGACCCGCGCCATGTGCTGCAGCGGGTGCTGGACCGCTACGCCGCCGATGGCCTCACCCCCGTCGCGGCCTGCGAGCTGGAATACTACCTTGTCGATCTGCAGCGTGGGCCGAACGGCGAGTTGCTCCCGGCCAAGTCGCTCCAGACTGGCCTGCGGCCCACCGGCATCCAGGTCTATGGCCTGCCGGAACTGGAGGCCCACGCCCCGTTCCTGCGCGAGCTTTGGGATGTCGCCGACACGATCGGCGTGCCGCTGGAAGGCGCGATCTCGGAGTTCGCGCCGGGGCAGGTGGAGCTGACCCTAAAGCACAAGCCCGACGCCCTGCGCGCTGCCGATGACGCGGTGCTCTACAAGCGCGCCGCCAAGGGCGTGGCCCTGCGTCATGGTATCGAGGCGACCTTCATGGCCAAGCCGTGGAGCGACCGAGCGGGTAACGGCTTCCACGTCCATCTCAGCGTCAACGATGCAGACGGAAACAACCTCTGCGCCAGCGAGGACCTCGAAGGCTCGGACCTGCTCAAGCAGGCCATCGCCGGCATGAAGGTCCTGCTCGGCGAGGGGATGGCGATCCTGGCGCCCAACGCCAACAGCTATCGCCGCTTCAAGGCCAACTCTTACGCCCCGGTGGCGCCGACCTGGGGCGTCAACAATCGTACGGTGTCTTTGCGCGTACCGGCCGGTCCGCCCAAGACCCGTCACGTCGAGCACCGCGTGGCCGGCGCCGACGGCAATCCGTACCTGGTCCTGGCGGTGCTGCTGGCCAGCGCCCACCACGGGATCAAGAACAAGCTAGATCCAGGTCCAGCGGTGGTCGGCGACGGTTACGCTGCGGCGGCCAAGGAGAACATCCGTCTGCCCAACAACTGGTTCGCCGCTGTGGACCTGTTCGAGCAGTCGAGCGTTCTGCGCGACTATCTGGGCGACCGTTTCGTGGACATGTTCGTGTCGGTGAAGCGCACGGAACAGGCGCGGTTCTTCGAGGTCGTCACCGAACTGGATTTCGATTGGTATCTCCGCAACGCCTGA
- a CDS encoding ABC transporter permease, protein MSKKSPPGPLEYLRRWQMQAWLAAVFIFLYAPLIALMAFSFNDSKRNIVWKGFTLKYYEKLFNNSELLEAFGNSLTIAAASTMISLFLGAAVALALWRFRFPGKTAVDGAMALPIVVPEICMGVAMLVFFAKVMPWPQGMPWPLNLGAIIIAHVSFSFPFVAVVVRARMASFNREMEEAARDLGAGEFRTIKDVILPHMAPSLIAGALLAFTLSLDDFVITFFTAGPDTVTFPVKVYSMVRFSVTPEVNAASTVLIVLTVLLTAAALKLQGNPAAAAGHGAKDGK, encoded by the coding sequence ATGAGCAAGAAATCGCCCCCCGGCCCCCTCGAGTACCTGCGCCGCTGGCAGATGCAGGCCTGGCTGGCGGCCGTGTTCATCTTCCTCTACGCGCCGCTGATCGCGCTCATGGCGTTCAGCTTCAACGACAGCAAGCGCAACATCGTCTGGAAGGGCTTCACGCTCAAATACTACGAGAAGCTGTTCAACAATTCCGAGCTGCTCGAGGCTTTCGGCAACAGCCTGACGATTGCAGCGGCGTCGACGATGATCAGTCTGTTCCTGGGCGCGGCCGTGGCCCTGGCGCTGTGGCGGTTCCGCTTCCCCGGCAAGACGGCGGTGGACGGGGCGATGGCCCTGCCGATCGTGGTGCCGGAGATCTGCATGGGCGTGGCCATGCTGGTGTTCTTCGCCAAGGTCATGCCCTGGCCGCAGGGGATGCCGTGGCCGCTGAACCTGGGCGCCATCATCATCGCCCACGTCTCGTTCTCGTTCCCGTTCGTGGCCGTGGTCGTCCGCGCGCGGATGGCCAGCTTCAACCGCGAGATGGAGGAGGCGGCCCGCGACCTGGGCGCGGGCGAGTTCCGCACGATCAAGGACGTGATCCTGCCGCACATGGCCCCGTCACTGATCGCCGGTGCGCTCTTGGCCTTCACGCTGAGCCTGGACGACTTCGTCATCACCTTCTTCACCGCCGGTCCCGATACGGTGACCTTCCCGGTGAAGGTCTATTCGATGGTCCGCTTCTCGGTGACGCCCGAGGTCAATGCGGCCTCGACGGTTCTGATTGTGCTGACCGTGCTGCTGACCGCAGCGGCGCTGAAACTGCAAGGCAACCCCGCGGCGGCGGCGGGACACGGGGCGAAGGACGGCAAATGA
- a CDS encoding aspartate aminotransferase family protein, with translation MITDLARPLSDLLAAERARFTAEHPRSVAMVKAAGAHWRGGAPMHWMNDWASPSPIFAAQGVGAQITDVDGKLYDDFCLGDTPSMFGHGDASVAAAVADQIKRGAGFMLPTASAAIVGKLLSERFGLPLWQAATTASDANRAAIRWARAVTGRPVILVFDGCYHGMVDDAFVVLKDGAPVMKPGLLGQVHDLTATTRVVPFNDLAALEAALAPGDVAAVLAEPVMTNCGMILPEPGFLEALRRLTREAGTLLVIDETHTISTGPGGYTRAHGLEPDVFVLGKAVAGGVPAAVWGVTAELSARMDEAQQRIGPGQSGIGTTLSGNALSMAAMRAMLSEVMTEAAYGKMLAGADRLVAGLRGVIAARKLPWSAVHVGARVELVFADPPPKNAAQMRKVLDHEAVEALHLWLINRGVLIAPFHNMMLVSPVTEDAAIDRLVAAVDGFAAAMGER, from the coding sequence ATGATCACCGACCTAGCCCGTCCCCTCTCTGACCTTCTCGCTGCCGAGCGCGCCCGCTTCACGGCCGAGCATCCGCGCTCGGTCGCCATGGTCAAGGCGGCGGGCGCCCACTGGCGCGGCGGCGCGCCGATGCACTGGATGAACGACTGGGCGAGCCCGTCGCCTATCTTCGCCGCTCAGGGCGTCGGGGCTCAGATCACCGACGTCGACGGCAAGCTCTATGACGACTTCTGCCTGGGCGACACGCCGTCGATGTTCGGACACGGCGATGCGTCAGTGGCCGCCGCCGTCGCCGACCAGATCAAGCGCGGGGCGGGCTTCATGCTGCCGACCGCGTCGGCGGCGATCGTCGGCAAGCTGCTCTCCGAGCGCTTCGGTCTGCCGTTGTGGCAGGCGGCGACCACGGCCAGTGACGCCAACCGCGCGGCCATCCGCTGGGCGCGGGCGGTCACCGGCCGGCCGGTGATCCTGGTCTTCGACGGCTGCTACCACGGCATGGTCGACGACGCCTTCGTGGTGCTGAAGGACGGCGCCCCGGTGATGAAACCGGGTCTGTTGGGCCAGGTCCATGACCTGACCGCCACCACCCGCGTCGTGCCGTTCAACGATCTGGCCGCCCTGGAAGCCGCTCTGGCGCCCGGCGATGTCGCCGCCGTCCTGGCCGAGCCGGTGATGACCAACTGCGGCATGATCCTGCCCGAGCCCGGCTTCCTTGAGGCGCTGCGTCGGCTGACGCGCGAGGCCGGAACGCTGCTGGTCATCGACGAGACCCACACGATTTCGACCGGCCCCGGCGGCTACACCCGCGCCCACGGCCTGGAGCCCGACGTCTTCGTCCTGGGCAAGGCGGTCGCCGGCGGCGTGCCGGCCGCCGTCTGGGGCGTCACCGCCGAGCTCTCGGCGCGCATGGACGAGGCTCAGCAGAGGATCGGTCCTGGCCAGTCGGGCATCGGGACCACCTTGTCGGGCAACGCCCTGTCCATGGCCGCCATGCGCGCCATGCTGAGCGAGGTCATGACCGAGGCGGCCTACGGCAAGATGCTGGCCGGCGCCGATCGGCTGGTGGCGGGGCTGCGCGGCGTGATCGCGGCGCGGAAACTCCCCTGGTCGGCGGTCCATGTTGGGGCCCGGGTGGAGCTGGTCTTCGCCGATCCTCCGCCAAAAAACGCCGCCCAGATGCGGAAAGTGCTGGACCACGAGGCGGTGGAGGCGCTGCATTTGTGGCTGATCAACCGGGGCGTCCTGATCGCGCCCTTCCACAACATGATGCTGGTCTCGCCCGTCACCGAAGACGCGGCGATCGACCGACTGGTCGCGGCCGTCGACGGCTTCGCGGCGGCGATGGGGGAACGATGA
- a CDS encoding ABC transporter ATP-binding protein — translation MTKPIITFENVTKRFGKLAAVDNVSLTVNEGEFFALLGPSGCGKTTLLRMLAGFETPTEGRILIDGQDISNVPPNKRPVNMVFQSYAVFPHMTVADNVAYGLKVDNVPKAEREARVAEALELVQLGGLGGRKPDQLSGGQRQRVALARALVKRPRVLLLDEPLSALDAKLREQMRTELCTLQEKVGITFIMVTHDQDEALALASRCAVMSKGLLQQVATPSDLYEFPNSRFVADFIGQVNLFEGVLAVDEPSHAVIKSPDLPVDIFLDHGVTGPRGGTVWAAIRPEKIELHKKTDDTPPNLGDAPKGTNAVEGVIKHEAYLGGSSTYEVEIAGGRRVKVQRSNLTRWDQEDFKLGETVWLCWHACSPAVLLS, via the coding sequence ATGACCAAACCGATCATCACCTTCGAGAACGTCACCAAGCGCTTCGGCAAGCTGGCGGCCGTCGACAACGTGTCGCTGACGGTCAATGAGGGCGAGTTCTTCGCCCTGCTGGGGCCGTCGGGTTGCGGCAAGACCACGCTGCTGCGGATGCTGGCCGGCTTCGAGACGCCCACCGAGGGACGCATCCTGATCGATGGCCAAGACATCTCCAACGTGCCGCCCAACAAGCGGCCGGTGAACATGGTGTTCCAGTCCTACGCGGTGTTCCCGCACATGACTGTCGCCGACAACGTCGCCTACGGCCTGAAGGTCGACAACGTGCCCAAGGCCGAGCGCGAAGCCCGCGTCGCCGAGGCGCTGGAGCTGGTGCAGCTGGGCGGCCTGGGCGGGCGCAAGCCTGACCAGCTGTCGGGCGGCCAAAGGCAACGGGTGGCGCTGGCCCGCGCCCTGGTCAAGCGTCCCCGGGTGCTGCTGCTGGACGAGCCGCTGTCGGCCCTGGACGCCAAGCTGCGCGAGCAGATGCGCACCGAGCTGTGCACCTTGCAGGAGAAGGTCGGCATCACCTTCATCATGGTCACCCACGACCAGGACGAGGCCCTGGCCCTGGCCTCGCGCTGCGCGGTGATGAGCAAGGGCCTGCTGCAGCAGGTGGCGACCCCCAGCGACCTCTACGAGTTCCCCAACAGCCGGTTCGTCGCCGACTTCATCGGCCAGGTGAACCTGTTCGAGGGCGTGCTGGCCGTCGACGAGCCCAGCCACGCGGTGATCAAGTCGCCCGACCTGCCGGTCGACATCTTCCTGGATCACGGCGTCACCGGGCCGCGCGGTGGCACGGTGTGGGCGGCGATCCGTCCCGAGAAGATCGAGCTGCACAAGAAGACCGACGACACCCCGCCCAACCTCGGCGACGCGCCCAAGGGGACCAACGCTGTCGAGGGCGTGATCAAGCACGAGGCCTATCTGGGCGGCTCGTCCACCTATGAGGTTGAGATCGCGGGTGGTCGCCGGGTCAAGGTCCAGCGCTCGAACCTGACCCGCTGGGACCAGGAAGACTTCAAGCTGGGCGAGACGGTGTGGCTGTGCTGGCACGCCTGTTCGCCGGCGGTGTTGTTGAGCTGA
- a CDS encoding NAD-dependent succinate-semialdehyde dehydrogenase, which translates to MTRMTALTLVETEALIDGRWVRGETSFDVLNPADGTLIAKVADLGAEETALAIGVAHRVFPAWAARTAKERGAILRRWSDLILAHADDLARLMTAEQGKPLAEAKGEVVYGASFIDWFAEEAKRAYGHTIPTPMPGKRLASIKQPVGVCAAIAPWNFPIAMITRKVGPALAAGCTVVVKPAAETPLCALAIARLAIEAGVPAGVLNIVTTTRSSEVGKVLCDDSRVRKLSFTGSTPIGKVLYQQCAGTMKKLSLELGGNAPFIVFDDADLEAAVDGAIASKYRNAGQTCVCANRLLVQSGIHDAFAARLAERVAALKVGPGTGEGVQIGPLINEKALTKVVGLVSGAMQGGAEVLTGGDVHGLGGHFYQPTVLVGATPEMRIFQEEIFGPVAPIVKFETEAEAVELANATPFGLAAYFYSRDVGRCWRVAEQIEAGMVGINEGLISTEVAPFGGVKESGLGREGASEGLDEYLETKYLCFGGVG; encoded by the coding sequence GTGACCCGCATGACCGCCCTGACCCTTGTTGAAACCGAAGCCTTGATCGACGGCCGTTGGGTCCGGGGCGAGACGAGTTTCGACGTGCTCAATCCCGCCGACGGGACACTGATCGCCAAGGTCGCCGACCTGGGCGCCGAAGAGACAGCTTTAGCGATCGGCGTGGCGCATCGCGTCTTCCCGGCCTGGGCCGCCCGGACCGCAAAGGAGCGCGGCGCGATCCTGCGCCGGTGGAGCGACCTGATCCTTGCCCACGCCGACGATCTGGCGCGGCTGATGACCGCCGAGCAGGGCAAGCCGCTGGCCGAGGCCAAGGGCGAAGTCGTCTACGGCGCGTCGTTCATCGACTGGTTCGCCGAGGAGGCCAAGCGCGCCTACGGCCATACGATCCCGACGCCCATGCCGGGCAAGCGTTTGGCCTCGATCAAGCAGCCGGTCGGGGTCTGCGCGGCCATCGCGCCATGGAACTTCCCGATCGCCATGATCACCCGAAAGGTCGGCCCGGCCCTGGCGGCCGGCTGCACCGTGGTGGTCAAGCCGGCGGCCGAGACGCCGCTCTGCGCTCTGGCCATCGCGCGTCTGGCCATCGAGGCGGGCGTGCCGGCGGGCGTGCTCAACATCGTCACCACCACCCGCTCGAGCGAGGTCGGTAAGGTGCTGTGCGACGACAGCCGGGTGCGCAAGCTGTCCTTCACCGGCTCCACGCCGATCGGCAAGGTGCTGTATCAGCAGTGCGCCGGCACGATGAAGAAGCTTTCGCTGGAGCTGGGCGGCAACGCGCCCTTCATCGTCTTCGACGACGCCGACCTGGAGGCCGCCGTCGATGGGGCGATCGCCAGCAAGTACCGCAACGCCGGCCAGACCTGCGTCTGCGCCAATCGCCTGCTCGTGCAGTCCGGCATCCACGACGCCTTCGCCGCGCGCCTGGCTGAAAGAGTCGCCGCGCTGAAGGTGGGGCCCGGCACGGGCGAGGGCGTGCAGATCGGTCCGTTGATCAACGAAAAGGCCCTGACCAAGGTGGTGGGTCTGGTCAGCGGCGCGATGCAGGGCGGGGCCGAGGTGCTGACCGGCGGCGACGTCCATGGCCTGGGCGGGCACTTCTACCAGCCGACTGTTCTGGTCGGGGCGACGCCGGAGATGCGGATCTTCCAGGAGGAGATCTTTGGCCCTGTCGCCCCGATCGTGAAGTTCGAGACCGAGGCCGAGGCGGTCGAGCTGGCCAACGCCACGCCCTTTGGCCTGGCGGCCTATTTCTACAGTCGCGATGTCGGCCGCTGCTGGCGCGTGGCCGAGCAGATCGAGGCCGGCATGGTCGGGATCAACGAAGGCCTGATCTCCACCGAGGTCGCGCCGTTCGGCGGGGTGAAGGAGTCGGGTCTGGGCCGCGAAGGCGCTTCCGAAGGGCTCGATGAGTATCTGGAGACCAAGTACCTGTGTTTTGGTGGGGTCGGATGA
- a CDS encoding ABC transporter permease: MEGSMEQSWKQAKAVFAAALGPPLVWLVLFFLAPMAIVWAYSFGHNVGLTDIAISGTFHNYARAIEPLYLKIFLKSVWVAGLTTGLCLVIGFPVALAITFASDKAKAWLLLLIMLPFWTNLLIRTYALIAVLRTEGYVNQGLEWLWKGGSGLATLVGLQPLGDFQPLELLHNNFAVILGLVYVHLPFMVLPLYSALDRLDKSLLEASLDLGAGHLRTLFKVVVPLAIPGIASGVLITFIPALGAYLTPDLLGGPDSQMIANIIERQFKRANDWPFGAAMSFLLMYLTFIAIAIQAVLNKKTPEAKG; the protein is encoded by the coding sequence TTGGAGGGCTCCATGGAACAATCCTGGAAACAGGCGAAAGCCGTGTTCGCCGCGGCGCTGGGACCGCCGCTGGTGTGGCTGGTGCTGTTCTTCCTCGCGCCCATGGCGATCGTCTGGGCCTACAGCTTCGGCCACAATGTCGGGCTGACCGACATCGCCATCAGCGGCACGTTCCATAACTACGCGCGCGCCATCGAACCGCTGTACCTGAAGATCTTCCTGAAGTCGGTCTGGGTCGCGGGCCTGACGACGGGCCTGTGCCTGGTGATCGGCTTCCCGGTCGCCCTGGCCATCACCTTCGCCTCCGACAAGGCCAAGGCCTGGCTGCTGCTGCTGATCATGCTGCCGTTCTGGACCAACCTCTTGATCCGCACCTACGCCCTGATCGCCGTGCTGCGCACCGAGGGCTATGTGAACCAGGGGCTGGAGTGGCTTTGGAAAGGCGGAAGCGGTCTGGCCACGCTGGTCGGCCTGCAGCCGCTGGGCGACTTCCAGCCGCTGGAGCTTCTGCACAACAATTTCGCGGTGATCCTGGGCCTGGTTTACGTGCACCTGCCCTTCATGGTGCTGCCGCTCTACTCAGCGCTGGACCGGCTGGACAAGTCGTTGCTGGAAGCCAGCCTGGACCTGGGCGCGGGGCATCTGCGCACCCTGTTCAAGGTGGTCGTGCCGCTGGCCATTCCGGGCATCGCCTCGGGCGTGCTGATCACCTTCATTCCCGCGCTCGGCGCCTATCTGACGCCGGATCTCTTGGGCGGGCCCGACAGCCAGATGATCGCCAACATCATCGAGCGCCAGTTCAAGCGCGCCAATGACTGGCCGTTCGGCGCGGCCATGTCCTTCCTGCTGATGTACCTGACCTTCATCGCCATCGCGATCCAGGCGGTTCTGAACAAGAAGACTCCGGAGGCCAAGGGATGA
- a CDS encoding aspartate aminotransferase family protein, which produces MNAPIRNHDVAELKRLDLAHHLPAQADHKVIAELGGSRIVTRADGCYITDGDGHRILDGMAGLWCVNVGYGRKELADAAYEQMLELPYYNTFFKTATPPTVKLAAKIAEKMGGHLTHVFFNSSGSEANDTVFRLVRHYWKLKEQPQRTVFISRWNAYHGSTVAGVSLGGMKHMHVQGDLPIPGVEHVAQPYHFGEGFGEDPAAFRDRCVKEIEDKILAVGPENVAAFIGEPVQGAGGVIIPPDGYWPAVEALCRKYGILLVCDEVICGFGRLGQWFGHQHYGIKPDLIAMAKGLSSGYLPISAVGVADHIVAELREKGGDFIHGFTYSGHPTCAAVALKNIEIIEREGLVERARDDAGPYLAKALARLNDHPLVGETRSLGLIGAVEIVREKGTNHRFLDKEGEAGPIVRDICIRNGLMVRAIRDTIVCCPPLIVSHAEIDELVGIIEKSLTEAEPILRALKPEAVS; this is translated from the coding sequence ATGAACGCCCCCATCCGCAACCACGACGTCGCCGAGCTCAAGCGCCTGGATCTGGCGCACCACCTGCCGGCCCAGGCCGACCACAAGGTCATCGCCGAGCTGGGCGGCAGCCGCATCGTGACCCGCGCTGACGGCTGCTACATCACCGACGGCGACGGCCATCGCATCCTGGACGGCATGGCGGGCCTGTGGTGCGTGAATGTCGGGTACGGCCGCAAGGAGCTGGCCGACGCGGCCTACGAGCAGATGCTGGAGCTGCCCTACTACAACACCTTCTTCAAGACCGCGACGCCGCCGACCGTGAAGCTGGCGGCCAAGATCGCTGAGAAGATGGGCGGCCATCTGACCCACGTGTTCTTCAACTCGTCGGGGTCTGAGGCGAACGACACGGTCTTCCGCCTGGTCCGCCACTACTGGAAGCTCAAGGAGCAGCCGCAGCGCACGGTCTTCATCAGCCGCTGGAACGCCTATCACGGCTCGACCGTGGCCGGCGTTTCACTGGGGGGCATGAAGCACATGCATGTGCAGGGCGACCTGCCGATCCCGGGCGTCGAGCACGTCGCCCAGCCCTATCACTTCGGCGAGGGCTTCGGCGAAGACCCGGCGGCTTTCCGCGATCGCTGCGTCAAGGAGATCGAGGACAAGATCCTGGCCGTCGGCCCGGAGAACGTCGCGGCCTTCATCGGCGAACCGGTGCAGGGGGCGGGCGGGGTGATCATCCCTCCCGACGGATATTGGCCCGCCGTCGAGGCGCTGTGCCGCAAGTACGGGATCCTGCTGGTCTGCGACGAGGTGATCTGCGGCTTTGGACGCCTGGGCCAGTGGTTCGGCCACCAGCACTATGGGATCAAGCCGGACCTGATCGCCATGGCCAAAGGCCTGTCGTCCGGCTACCTGCCGATCTCGGCCGTGGGCGTGGCGGACCACATCGTTGCTGAACTGCGCGAGAAGGGCGGCGACTTCATCCACGGCTTTACCTATTCGGGCCACCCGACCTGCGCGGCCGTGGCGCTGAAGAACATCGAGATCATCGAGCGTGAGGGCCTGGTCGAGCGCGCCCGCGACGACGCCGGCCCGTACCTCGCCAAGGCCCTGGCCCGCCTGAACGACCACCCGCTGGTCGGCGAGACCCGGTCGCTGGGCCTGATCGGCGCGGTCGAGATCGTGCGCGAGAAGGGGACCAACCATCGCTTCCTCGACAAGGAAGGCGAGGCCGGGCCTATCGTCCGCGACATCTGCATCCGGAACGGCCTGATGGTCCGCGCCATCCGCGACACCATCGTCTGCTGCCCGCCGCTGATCGTCAGCCACGCCGAGATCGACGAGCTGGTCGGCATCATCGAAAAGTCGCTGACCGAAGCCGAGCCCATCCTCCGCGCGCTGAAGCCGGAGGCTGTGTCATGA
- a CDS encoding gamma-glutamyl-gamma-aminobutyrate hydrolase family protein codes for MTARPVAGIICCTRTVGVEPAQAVMSRYVDATMAYGDVAALLIPSLPGRMRAAEVAGRLDGLMLTGSPSNLDPALYGEEIGDAPGPFDAARDGMTADLIKAMLDLGKPVFGVCRGFQEINVAFGGTLRRDMAASPDLIAHHAPDDVDFNGMFDHVHDVALTPGGVLARAFGAVEAVVNSVHYQGVDRLGEGLSIEARAPDGVVEAFSATVNGAPVLAVQWHPEWKPAQNRQSQIFFEIFGRALRGAPLVESGVAP; via the coding sequence ATGACCGCACGACCCGTCGCCGGGATCATCTGCTGCACCCGCACCGTCGGGGTCGAGCCGGCCCAGGCGGTGATGAGCCGCTATGTCGACGCGACCATGGCTTATGGCGACGTCGCCGCGCTGCTGATCCCGTCGCTGCCGGGCCGCATGCGCGCGGCCGAGGTGGCCGGCCGGCTGGACGGGCTTATGCTGACGGGCAGCCCCTCGAACCTGGATCCCGCCCTCTATGGCGAGGAAATCGGCGACGCGCCGGGACCGTTCGACGCCGCCCGCGACGGCATGACCGCCGATCTGATCAAGGCGATGCTGGACCTGGGCAAGCCGGTGTTCGGCGTCTGCCGGGGCTTCCAGGAGATCAATGTCGCGTTCGGTGGCACGCTGCGGCGGGACATGGCCGCCAGTCCCGACCTGATCGCCCACCACGCGCCCGATGACGTCGACTTCAACGGCATGTTCGACCATGTGCACGATGTCGCCCTGACGCCGGGCGGGGTCCTTGCGCGGGCGTTCGGCGCGGTCGAGGCGGTGGTGAACTCAGTCCACTACCAGGGCGTCGACCGGCTGGGCGAGGGGCTGTCCATCGAGGCCCGCGCCCCCGACGGTGTGGTCGAAGCCTTCTCAGCCACCGTCAACGGCGCCCCCGTGCTGGCCGTCCAGTGGCACCCCGAATGGAAGCCGGCGCAGAACCGGCAGTCACAGATCTTCTTTGAAATTTTCGGACGCGCCCTCAGAGGCGCGCCGCTCGTCGAGTCAGGAGTCGCCCCATGA
- a CDS encoding ABC transporter substrate-binding protein, with the protein MSTITQRGLNKAGLSRRSLLTATGAAAIGLTFTACGEKPKTAPGAEEAKLNFYNWDTYIGETTLGDFKKATGIDVNMSLFATNDELFAKLKAGNPGFDVVVPSNEFVTRMSQGGLLEPLDHAKIPNMKNIDPSFLNPDFDPGRKFSMPYTWLLLGIGYRKSKVQGVPDSWKWLFDSDKYKGRISLLSESADLVRLSAKYLGHSVNNIPADMLPKIEQMLIKQKPFVKTFHDDNGQDQLLSGEVDLVLEYNGDIAQVMKDDPDIGFVVPKEGSLINSDTLCIPKGAPRPNNAHAFINYLLDAQAGAEISKTILYPTPNAAAKALMPDDYKSNPVIFPPADVMAKCEYGAFEGAEKASQYEELITRVRAA; encoded by the coding sequence ATGAGCACGATCACCCAGCGAGGTCTCAACAAGGCGGGCCTGAGCCGCCGCTCGCTCCTGACCGCCACCGGCGCGGCCGCGATCGGTCTGACCTTCACCGCCTGCGGCGAGAAGCCCAAGACCGCGCCCGGCGCCGAGGAGGCCAAGCTCAACTTCTACAACTGGGACACCTACATCGGCGAAACCACCCTCGGTGACTTCAAGAAGGCCACCGGGATCGACGTGAACATGAGCCTGTTCGCGACCAACGACGAACTGTTCGCCAAGCTGAAGGCGGGCAATCCGGGCTTCGATGTCGTGGTGCCGTCGAACGAGTTCGTGACGCGGATGAGCCAGGGCGGCCTTCTGGAGCCGCTGGATCACGCCAAGATCCCGAACATGAAGAACATCGATCCGTCCTTCCTGAACCCCGACTTCGATCCGGGTCGGAAGTTCTCGATGCCCTACACCTGGCTGCTTCTGGGCATCGGTTATCGCAAGAGCAAGGTCCAGGGCGTGCCCGACAGCTGGAAGTGGCTGTTCGACAGCGACAAGTACAAGGGGCGTATCAGCCTGTTGTCCGAGAGCGCCGACCTCGTGCGCCTGTCGGCCAAGTATCTGGGCCACTCGGTCAACAACATCCCGGCTGACATGCTGCCGAAGATCGAGCAGATGCTGATCAAGCAAAAGCCCTTCGTGAAGACCTTCCATGACGACAACGGACAGGACCAGCTGCTGTCGGGCGAGGTTGATCTGGTGCTGGAGTACAACGGCGACATCGCCCAGGTGATGAAGGACGATCCCGACATCGGCTTCGTCGTGCCCAAGGAAGGCAGCCTGATCAACTCCGACACCCTGTGCATTCCCAAGGGCGCGCCGCGCCCCAACAACGCCCACGCCTTCATCAACTATCTGCTGGATGCGCAGGCCGGGGCCGAGATCAGCAAGACGATCCTGTACCCGACCCCGAACGCGGCGGCGAAGGCTCTGATGCCGGACGACTACAAGAGCAACCCGGTGATCTTCCCGCCTGCCGACGTCATGGCCAAGTGCGAGTACGGGGCCTTCGAGGGCGCGGAAAAGGCCAGCCAGTATGAGGAACTGATCACCCGGGTGCGGGCGGCTTAA